One genomic region from Macaca mulatta isolate MMU2019108-1 chromosome 20, T2T-MMU8v2.0, whole genome shotgun sequence encodes:
- the SIAH1 gene encoding E3 ubiquitin-protein ligase SIAH1 isoform X2, with translation MSRQTATALPTGTSKCPPSQRVPALTGTTASNNDLASLFECPVCFDYVLPPILQCQSGHLVCSNCRPKLTCCPTCRGPLGSIRNLAMEKVANSVLFPCKYASSGCEITLPHTEKADHEELCEFRPYSCPCPGASCKWQGSLDAVMPHLMHQHKSITTLQGEDIVFLATDINLPGAVDWVMMQSCFGFHFMLVLEKQEKYDGHQQFFAIVQLIGTRKQAENFAYRLELNGHRRRLTWEATPRSIHEGIATAIMNSDCLVFDTSIAQLFAENGNLGINVTISMC, from the coding sequence atgagCCGTCAGACTGCTACAGCATTACCTACTGGTACCTCGAAGTGTCCACCATCCCAGAGGGTACCTGCCCTGACTGGCACAACTGCATCCAACAATGACTTGGCGAGTCTTTTTGAGTGTCCAGTCTGCTTTGACTATGTGTTACCACCCATTCTTCAATGTCAGAGTGGCCATCTTGTTTGTAGCAACTGTCGCCCAAAGCTCACATGTTGTCCAACTTGCCGGGGCCCTTTGGGATCCATTCGCAACTTGGCTATGGAGAAAGTGGCTAATTCAGTACTTTTCCCCTGTAAATATGCCTCTTCTGGATGTGAAATAACTCTGccacacacagaaaaagcagACCACGAAGAGCTCTGTGAGTTTAGGCCTTATTCCTGTCCGTGCCCTGGTGCTTCCTGTAAATGGCAAGGCTCTTTGGATGCTGTAATGCCCCATCTGATGCATCAGCATAAGTCCATTACAACCCTACAGGGAGAGGATATAGTTTTCCTTGCTACAGACATTAATCTTCCTGGTGCTGTTGACTGGGTGATGATGCAGTCCTGTTTTGGCTTTCACTTCATGTTAGTCttggagaaacaggaaaaatacGATGGTCACCAGCAGTTCTTTGCAATTGTACAGCTGATAGGAACACGCAAGCAAGCTGAAAATTTTGCTTACCGACTTGAGCTAAATGGTCACAGGCGACGATTGACTTGGGAAGCGACTCCTCGATCTATTCATGAAGGAATTGCAACAGCCATTATGAATAGCGACTGCCTAGTCTTTGACACCAGCATTGCACAGCTTTTTGCAGAAAATGGCAATTTAGGCATCAATGTAACTATTTCCATGTGTTGA
- the SIAH1 gene encoding E3 ubiquitin-protein ligase SIAH1 isoform X1 gives MQMSRQTATALPTGTSKCPPSQRVPALTGTTASNNDLASLFECPVCFDYVLPPILQCQSGHLVCSNCRPKLTCCPTCRGPLGSIRNLAMEKVANSVLFPCKYASSGCEITLPHTEKADHEELCEFRPYSCPCPGASCKWQGSLDAVMPHLMHQHKSITTLQGEDIVFLATDINLPGAVDWVMMQSCFGFHFMLVLEKQEKYDGHQQFFAIVQLIGTRKQAENFAYRLELNGHRRRLTWEATPRSIHEGIATAIMNSDCLVFDTSIAQLFAENGNLGINVTISMC, from the exons ATGC aaatgagCCGTCAGACTGCTACAGCATTACCTACTGGTACCTCGAAGTGTCCACCATCCCAGAGGGTACCTGCCCTGACTGGCACAACTGCATCCAACAATGACTTGGCGAGTCTTTTTGAGTGTCCAGTCTGCTTTGACTATGTGTTACCACCCATTCTTCAATGTCAGAGTGGCCATCTTGTTTGTAGCAACTGTCGCCCAAAGCTCACATGTTGTCCAACTTGCCGGGGCCCTTTGGGATCCATTCGCAACTTGGCTATGGAGAAAGTGGCTAATTCAGTACTTTTCCCCTGTAAATATGCCTCTTCTGGATGTGAAATAACTCTGccacacacagaaaaagcagACCACGAAGAGCTCTGTGAGTTTAGGCCTTATTCCTGTCCGTGCCCTGGTGCTTCCTGTAAATGGCAAGGCTCTTTGGATGCTGTAATGCCCCATCTGATGCATCAGCATAAGTCCATTACAACCCTACAGGGAGAGGATATAGTTTTCCTTGCTACAGACATTAATCTTCCTGGTGCTGTTGACTGGGTGATGATGCAGTCCTGTTTTGGCTTTCACTTCATGTTAGTCttggagaaacaggaaaaatacGATGGTCACCAGCAGTTCTTTGCAATTGTACAGCTGATAGGAACACGCAAGCAAGCTGAAAATTTTGCTTACCGACTTGAGCTAAATGGTCACAGGCGACGATTGACTTGGGAAGCGACTCCTCGATCTATTCATGAAGGAATTGCAACAGCCATTATGAATAGCGACTGCCTAGTCTTTGACACCAGCATTGCACAGCTTTTTGCAGAAAATGGCAATTTAGGCATCAATGTAACTATTTCCATGTGTTGA
- the SIAH1 gene encoding E3 ubiquitin-protein ligase SIAH1 — protein sequence MTGKATPPSLYSWRGVLFTCLPAARTRKRKEMSRQTATALPTGTSKCPPSQRVPALTGTTASNNDLASLFECPVCFDYVLPPILQCQSGHLVCSNCRPKLTCCPTCRGPLGSIRNLAMEKVANSVLFPCKYASSGCEITLPHTEKADHEELCEFRPYSCPCPGASCKWQGSLDAVMPHLMHQHKSITTLQGEDIVFLATDINLPGAVDWVMMQSCFGFHFMLVLEKQEKYDGHQQFFAIVQLIGTRKQAENFAYRLELNGHRRRLTWEATPRSIHEGIATAIMNSDCLVFDTSIAQLFAENGNLGINVTISMC from the exons ATGACGGGAAAGGCTACTCCACCTTCTCTGTACTCCTGGAGGGGAGTCTTGTTCACATGTTTACCAGCGGCCAggacaaggaagagaaaag aaatgagCCGTCAGACTGCTACAGCATTACCTACTGGTACCTCGAAGTGTCCACCATCCCAGAGGGTACCTGCCCTGACTGGCACAACTGCATCCAACAATGACTTGGCGAGTCTTTTTGAGTGTCCAGTCTGCTTTGACTATGTGTTACCACCCATTCTTCAATGTCAGAGTGGCCATCTTGTTTGTAGCAACTGTCGCCCAAAGCTCACATGTTGTCCAACTTGCCGGGGCCCTTTGGGATCCATTCGCAACTTGGCTATGGAGAAAGTGGCTAATTCAGTACTTTTCCCCTGTAAATATGCCTCTTCTGGATGTGAAATAACTCTGccacacacagaaaaagcagACCACGAAGAGCTCTGTGAGTTTAGGCCTTATTCCTGTCCGTGCCCTGGTGCTTCCTGTAAATGGCAAGGCTCTTTGGATGCTGTAATGCCCCATCTGATGCATCAGCATAAGTCCATTACAACCCTACAGGGAGAGGATATAGTTTTCCTTGCTACAGACATTAATCTTCCTGGTGCTGTTGACTGGGTGATGATGCAGTCCTGTTTTGGCTTTCACTTCATGTTAGTCttggagaaacaggaaaaatacGATGGTCACCAGCAGTTCTTTGCAATTGTACAGCTGATAGGAACACGCAAGCAAGCTGAAAATTTTGCTTACCGACTTGAGCTAAATGGTCACAGGCGACGATTGACTTGGGAAGCGACTCCTCGATCTATTCATGAAGGAATTGCAACAGCCATTATGAATAGCGACTGCCTAGTCTTTGACACCAGCATTGCACAGCTTTTTGCAGAAAATGGCAATTTAGGCATCAATGTAACTATTTCCATGTGTTGA